Proteins encoded within one genomic window of Couchioplanes caeruleus:
- a CDS encoding alkaline phosphatase D family protein, whose product MTVIPRAEGAVDRRTLLRLAGLSAGAGLVTAATLPGVAHAASGAFQHGVASGDPLPGGILLWTRVTPTPDSVPGSGAGPEVTVSWQIAADAGFAAVVAAGEVRTGPARDHTVKVDVSGLSPATTYWFRFGYNGSWSPTGRTMTAPTADAAISRLRMGVVSCANWEAGYFAAYRHLAERGDLNLVVHLGDYLYEYGTGDFAAGDVVIRPTKPEHEILTLADYRIRHALYKTDPDLQALHASVPWIITWDDHEVANDMWSDGAENHTPGTEGDFGARVAASRQAYAEWMPVRMGGDGAIYRRLRYGNLLELSMLDLRSYRSQQVGRVDGDEIDDPDRTIAGGDQLAWLTEGLVTSTAKWKLVGNPVMISRVDLASLPAWLLGPLGDLLGIPDNGIVVNPDQWDGYNADRERLVDALRAARTKDVVFLTGDIHTSWAIELTTKDTGSRNPAAAEFVVPSVTSDNLDDFLNTSPGGPLSRLAADLLRATNPHVKWVETDGHGYGVLEVTPERCRMDWYYLADRTKRDTSAKWATGWSVGTGSSKIRKESAPS is encoded by the coding sequence ATGACTGTCATTCCCCGCGCCGAGGGTGCGGTAGACCGCCGCACCCTTTTGCGTCTCGCCGGCCTCTCCGCCGGTGCCGGTCTCGTCACCGCGGCCACCCTGCCCGGTGTCGCGCACGCCGCTTCCGGTGCCTTCCAGCACGGTGTGGCCTCCGGCGATCCCCTTCCCGGCGGCATTCTGCTGTGGACCCGGGTCACCCCGACCCCCGATTCCGTGCCGGGGTCCGGCGCCGGCCCCGAGGTCACCGTCTCCTGGCAGATCGCCGCCGACGCCGGCTTCGCGGCCGTCGTGGCCGCGGGCGAGGTCCGCACCGGGCCGGCGCGGGACCACACCGTGAAGGTCGACGTGTCCGGGCTGAGCCCCGCGACCACCTACTGGTTCCGCTTCGGCTACAACGGGTCATGGTCACCCACCGGCCGCACCATGACGGCACCCACCGCCGACGCCGCGATCTCGCGGCTGCGGATGGGTGTCGTCTCGTGCGCCAACTGGGAGGCCGGATACTTCGCCGCATACCGGCACCTCGCCGAGCGCGGCGACCTCAACCTGGTCGTACATCTGGGTGACTACCTCTACGAGTACGGCACCGGAGACTTCGCCGCCGGCGACGTAGTGATCCGTCCCACGAAGCCGGAGCACGAGATCCTCACGCTGGCCGACTACCGGATCCGGCACGCGCTCTACAAGACCGACCCGGATCTGCAGGCGCTGCACGCCTCGGTGCCGTGGATCATCACCTGGGACGACCACGAGGTCGCCAACGACATGTGGAGCGACGGCGCCGAGAACCACACCCCCGGCACCGAGGGCGACTTCGGCGCGCGCGTCGCGGCCTCTCGGCAGGCGTACGCGGAGTGGATGCCGGTGCGCATGGGCGGCGACGGCGCCATCTACCGGCGGCTGCGCTACGGCAACCTGCTGGAGCTGTCCATGCTGGACCTGCGCTCGTACCGGTCGCAGCAGGTGGGCCGCGTCGACGGCGATGAGATCGACGACCCGGACCGCACCATCGCCGGCGGCGACCAGCTCGCGTGGCTCACCGAGGGCCTGGTCACCAGCACGGCGAAGTGGAAGCTCGTCGGCAACCCGGTGATGATCTCCCGGGTCGACCTGGCCTCCCTGCCCGCCTGGCTGCTCGGGCCCCTCGGCGACCTGCTCGGCATCCCGGACAACGGCATCGTGGTGAATCCGGACCAGTGGGACGGCTACAACGCCGACCGGGAACGGCTGGTCGACGCGCTGCGGGCGGCGCGCACCAAGGACGTGGTGTTCCTCACCGGTGACATCCACACCTCCTGGGCCATCGAGCTGACCACCAAGGACACCGGCAGCCGCAACCCGGCCGCCGCGGAGTTCGTGGTGCCGTCGGTGACCAGCGACAACCTCGACGACTTCCTGAACACCTCGCCGGGCGGGCCGCTGAGCCGGCTCGCCGCCGACCTGCTCCGGGCGACGAACCCGCACGTCAAGTGGGTGGAGACCGACGGGCACGGCTACGGCGTCCTGGAGGTCACCCCCGAGCGCTGCCGGATGGACTGGTACTACCTCGCCGACCGCACCAAACGGGACACCTCCGCGAAATGGGCCACGGGCTGGTCCGTCGGCACCGGCTCCTCGAAGATCCGCAAGGAGTCCGCACCCTCGTAG
- a CDS encoding discoidin domain-containing protein, whose product MPPSFGDGRAQPAAEPDLGADLALGRPVTGSSPCNSAEGPARAVDGAIAGNSKFCSGTAPRQLQVDLGSARTVNAFVVKHAGLGGEGTNWNTGAYTISTSTDGTAWSTAVSVTGSRASRTYTPVESRTARYVRFEATQPANDGSGTARVYALEVYGNAPANLALRRAATADSSCSAAEGADKAFNGSWLGGWGDKWCSLGATTWVQADLGTRRSLSTVVIRHAGAGGEYPAWNTRDFDVQTSDDGSSWTTRAQVRGNIADSTTTAVNVDARYLRVSVVTPTSDGNSATRIYDIIVS is encoded by the coding sequence GTGCCCCCCAGCTTCGGTGACGGCCGCGCCCAGCCGGCCGCCGAACCGGACCTGGGCGCCGACCTCGCCCTGGGCCGTCCGGTCACCGGTTCCTCGCCGTGCAACAGCGCCGAGGGCCCGGCCAGGGCCGTCGACGGGGCGATCGCCGGCAACAGCAAGTTCTGCTCCGGTACGGCACCCCGGCAGCTCCAGGTCGACCTCGGCTCGGCACGCACCGTGAACGCGTTCGTCGTCAAGCACGCCGGGCTCGGCGGGGAGGGGACCAACTGGAACACCGGCGCGTACACGATCTCCACCAGCACGGACGGCACCGCCTGGAGCACCGCGGTCTCGGTCACCGGTTCGCGCGCCAGCCGGACGTACACGCCGGTGGAGTCGCGCACCGCGCGGTATGTCCGCTTCGAGGCGACCCAGCCGGCCAACGACGGCAGCGGCACGGCCCGCGTCTATGCGCTCGAGGTGTACGGGAACGCACCGGCGAACCTGGCCCTGCGCCGGGCCGCCACCGCCGACTCCTCGTGCAGCGCCGCCGAGGGCGCGGACAAGGCGTTCAACGGAAGCTGGCTCGGCGGCTGGGGCGACAAGTGGTGCTCGCTGGGCGCCACCACGTGGGTCCAGGCCGACCTGGGCACGCGCCGCAGTCTGTCCACTGTGGTGATCCGACACGCCGGAGCGGGAGGTGAGTACCCGGCGTGGAACACCCGGGACTTCGACGTGCAGACCTCGGACGACGGCTCCTCCTGGACCACCCGCGCGCAGGTCCGCGGCAACATCGCGGACTCGACCACGACGGCGGTGAACGTCGACGCTCGCTATCTGCGCGTCTCCGTGGTCACGCCCACCTCGGACGGGAACTCCGCCACGCGGATCTACGACATCATCGTGAGCTGA
- a CDS encoding CBS domain-containing protein: MTTAREIMTPDVTCIGEKESLAEAAHKMADLGVGSLPICGADNRLKGMVTDRDIVVKALAKDRNPAEITAGELGQGKPVTIGADDDAAEILRTMGQYKVRRLPVIDGHQLVGIVAVADVARALSDRKVGDLVDAISE, encoded by the coding sequence ATGACCACCGCCCGCGAGATCATGACTCCGGACGTCACCTGCATCGGCGAGAAGGAATCCTTGGCGGAGGCCGCTCACAAGATGGCCGACCTGGGCGTCGGCTCGCTGCCGATCTGCGGCGCCGACAACCGGCTCAAGGGAATGGTCACCGACCGCGACATCGTGGTCAAGGCTCTGGCCAAGGACCGCAACCCGGCCGAGATCACCGCCGGCGAGCTCGGCCAGGGCAAGCCGGTGACGATCGGCGCGGACGACGACGCCGCGGAGATTCTGCGCACCATGGGCCAGTACAAGGTCCGGCGGCTGCCGGTCATCGACGGCCACCAGCTCGTCGGCATCGTCGCGGTCGCCGACGTGGCCCGGGCCCTGTCCGACCGCAAGGTCGGCGACCTCGTCGACGCGATCTCCGAATAA